The proteins below come from a single Chryseobacterium capnotolerans genomic window:
- a CDS encoding GNAT family N-acetyltransferase — MSVGLYLLENKNWYYFDLIPKFDEELSTFMNSCSESKFIRINITGKESYLIVPVKHFSTTGVHYIGNDVGYREKKMGEVVKISAKEAYRFLTSIVYGGNTTVENPEEVYINYFSEEFNEYFDQGHTTVESTDTFTDSVKVGSIFKFFGYDNDNLLEFISKNIALETNYDKKAAIIRWFSEYTHSLLKTAVGKYIEEGIIYNSNIEHTFISQNADKVNIYFDEYITDGAVIRTEKAENFIRTHVVYYNLYPVLRHLAYLGSVEEEVLYQIVDTEIDSLREVYGDAMNFIYETIEARLFLKQAYSVDQDTWKEYIRQHNFLINPKHYSKKLIKPDYGEILHKRYFNNGTLEITLRAFNPETDMEFLHEWSNMEYAKKYWEMDVDQQEFEEAYIKHMGVDYSHPYIGLLNGNPIFTLELYWAIKDEVGKYYRFNPGDYGFHMLIAPAKEKIPNFSMNALAMCMEYFFSFPQLTRMIGEASASHKGTHNLITKVGCEFNRSLALPYKTSNLTFLDREKFYETTEDIFKNSVLKINITT, encoded by the coding sequence ATGAGTGTCGGTTTGTACTTATTGGAAAACAAAAACTGGTATTATTTTGACCTTATACCAAAGTTTGATGAAGAGTTGTCAACGTTCATGAACAGTTGTTCTGAAAGTAAATTCATCCGAATTAATATTACAGGTAAAGAATCTTATTTAATTGTTCCTGTAAAGCATTTTTCTACTACCGGAGTTCATTACATCGGAAATGATGTAGGGTATAGAGAAAAGAAAATGGGCGAAGTGGTTAAGATAAGCGCAAAGGAAGCGTATCGATTTCTTACTTCCATTGTTTACGGTGGAAATACAACCGTAGAAAATCCCGAAGAGGTTTATATCAACTATTTTTCTGAAGAATTTAATGAGTATTTTGACCAGGGCCATACGACTGTAGAAAGTACTGATACTTTCACAGACTCTGTTAAGGTAGGATCTATCTTTAAATTTTTCGGCTACGATAATGATAACCTGCTGGAATTTATTTCTAAGAATATTGCACTGGAAACCAATTATGATAAGAAAGCCGCCATTATCCGCTGGTTTTCAGAATATACCCACTCCTTGTTGAAAACAGCAGTAGGAAAGTATATTGAGGAAGGGATTATTTATAACAGTAATATCGAGCATACATTTATCAGCCAAAATGCAGATAAAGTAAATATTTATTTTGATGAGTATATTACAGACGGGGCGGTAATAAGAACGGAAAAAGCTGAAAATTTTATAAGAACTCATGTGGTATATTACAATTTGTATCCGGTTCTAAGACACTTGGCTTATCTGGGTTCTGTAGAAGAAGAGGTTCTTTATCAGATTGTAGATACTGAAATTGATTCTTTGAGAGAGGTTTATGGTGATGCCATGAATTTTATTTATGAAACGATAGAAGCAAGACTTTTCCTGAAGCAGGCTTATAGTGTAGATCAGGATACCTGGAAAGAATATATCAGACAACATAATTTCCTCATTAATCCTAAACACTATTCCAAAAAACTGATAAAACCTGATTATGGGGAAATTCTGCATAAAAGGTATTTCAACAACGGGACTTTAGAAATTACTTTGAGAGCTTTTAATCCGGAAACGGATATGGAATTCCTTCATGAATGGTCCAATATGGAGTATGCTAAAAAATACTGGGAAATGGATGTGGATCAACAGGAATTTGAAGAAGCTTATATCAAACATATGGGGGTTGATTATTCTCATCCGTATATCGGTCTTCTGAATGGTAATCCTATTTTTACTTTAGAACTGTATTGGGCAATAAAAGATGAGGTTGGTAAATATTACCGTTTCAATCCAGGAGATTACGGCTTTCATATGCTCATTGCTCCTGCCAAAGAAAAAATTCCAAACTTTTCAATGAACGCGTTGGCTATGTGTATGGAATATTTCTTCTCTTTCCCACAACTGACAAGAATGATAGGGGAGGCCTCAGCATCTCATAAAGGAACTCATAATCTGATTACCAAAGTAGGCTGTGAATTCAACAGATCATTGGCACTTCCTTATAAAACATCTAATCTGACTTTCCTTGACCGTGAGAAATTCTATGAAACAACGGAAGACATCTTTAAAAATTCGGTCCTGAAAATAAACATTACAACATAA
- a CDS encoding metallophosphoesterase family protein yields MTKILLLSDSHSYMDDRILEYASQADEIWHCGDFGSMDVIEQLEKVRPLKGVYGNIDNSKIQSEFPEVNRFFCEKLEVLMIHIGGYPGKYTPLTKTEIAKKSPKLFISGHSHILKAMYDEKNSLLHLNPGACGKQGWHKVRTMMRFVVDGEEIKDLEIIELGSRV; encoded by the coding sequence ATGACAAAAATTCTTCTCCTCTCCGATTCTCATTCTTATATGGATGACCGGATCCTTGAATATGCATCTCAGGCTGATGAAATCTGGCATTGCGGAGATTTTGGAAGTATGGATGTTATTGAACAACTTGAAAAAGTTAGACCTTTAAAAGGGGTCTACGGAAATATTGACAACTCAAAAATACAATCTGAGTTTCCGGAAGTCAACCGTTTTTTCTGTGAAAAATTAGAAGTTTTAATGATTCACATTGGTGGTTATCCCGGAAAATACACTCCTTTGACTAAAACTGAAATTGCTAAAAAATCGCCTAAATTATTTATCTCAGGGCATTCTCACATTTTAAAAGCAATGTATGATGAAAAGAACAGTCTTTTGCATCTGAATCCTGGAGCCTGTGGAAAACAAGGCTGGCATAAAGTGAGAACAATGATGCGTTTTGTGGTAGATGGAGAAGAGATAAAGGATCTGGAGATTATTGAACTTGGTTCAAGAGTGTAA
- a CDS encoding Smr/MutS family protein, whose translation MKIGDTVSVVDEDLSGMVTSVKGNIVVFKDKYGFTHQYPKEKLVPKNADLYENIRIVKKAEPKKIMSKKHQKNHLVLDLHFHNLVKNPNDYDSFERLFIQKEKLIEVIEFCRKNNLKRLEIVHGIGDGTLQRMVRDVLESQVNIDFYNKEILHHQSGAVMVEFH comes from the coding sequence ATGAAAATTGGAGATACAGTTTCTGTAGTGGATGAAGATTTAAGCGGAATGGTCACTTCCGTGAAAGGGAATATTGTGGTTTTTAAAGATAAATATGGCTTTACCCATCAATATCCTAAAGAAAAGCTAGTTCCCAAGAATGCTGATCTTTATGAAAATATCCGAATAGTAAAAAAAGCAGAACCTAAAAAGATCATGTCTAAAAAACATCAGAAAAATCATTTGGTTTTAGACTTGCATTTTCATAATTTGGTAAAGAATCCTAATGATTATGATAGTTTTGAAAGATTGTTTATTCAAAAGGAAAAATTAATTGAAGTGATTGAGTTTTGCAGAAAAAACAATTTGAAGAGACTGGAAATCGTTCATGGAATTGGTGACGGTACTTTACAGCGGATGGTTCGGGATGTTTTGGAAAGCCAGGTTAATATTGATTTTTATAATAAGGAAATACTTCACCATCAATCGGGTGCGGTAATGGTAGAATTTCACTAA
- a CDS encoding DUF3822 family protein, with amino-acid sequence MNVLNLLFTKDGLIYQIVKNKSILEEKSYFVTEETPANLIEEKLDEVLIKQRFDEIQVISALNHFTLMPEGFSDHDTGFDLISFNAPADREKEELMLSINKKFNIQFYYTFPKNYYKKIKELAIPVHFNFSGEKFLSSIHNKNNKEIHINLYHNQCEFFAIDNKKIILYNNLDVNSEVDFLYFIMFTLSKIGFGINETSFYAYGETTENETFISELQKFVKNLKIVFDNIPNKNFILN; translated from the coding sequence ATGAACGTACTTAATTTACTTTTTACCAAAGACGGATTAATCTATCAGATTGTGAAAAACAAAAGCATTCTGGAAGAAAAATCTTATTTTGTTACTGAAGAAACACCCGCTAACCTCATTGAGGAAAAGCTGGATGAGGTTCTTATCAAACAGCGTTTTGATGAAATCCAGGTGATTTCTGCTCTGAATCATTTTACATTGATGCCGGAAGGTTTTTCCGACCATGATACCGGATTCGACCTGATCTCCTTCAATGCTCCGGCTGATAGAGAAAAAGAAGAACTGATGCTTTCTATCAACAAAAAATTCAACATTCAGTTTTATTATACTTTTCCAAAGAATTATTACAAGAAAATAAAAGAACTGGCGATACCGGTACATTTTAATTTTTCAGGGGAAAAGTTTTTAAGCTCTATCCACAATAAGAATAATAAAGAAATTCATATCAATCTTTACCACAACCAGTGCGAATTTTTTGCGATTGATAATAAGAAGATCATCCTTTACAATAATCTGGATGTAAATTCTGAAGTTGATTTCCTTTATTTTATCATGTTTACGCTAAGCAAAATAGGTTTCGGAATTAATGAGACCAGCTTTTACGCTTATGGTGAAACTACGGAAAATGAGACGTTTATTTCCGAACTTCAGAAGTTTGTAAAAAACCTGAAGATCGTTTTTGACAATATTCCTAATAAGAATTTTATACTTAACTAG